A portion of the Chrysemys picta bellii isolate R12L10 unplaced genomic scaffold, ASM1138683v2 scaf3, whole genome shotgun sequence genome contains these proteins:
- the LOC135977530 gene encoding kinesin-like protein KIF21B, producing the protein MAPAGSVDRGRSLALPCLCACQQIPNAHKDWVCALAFVPGCPMLLSACRGGVVKVWNMENFTPVGEIKGHDSPINAICTNSKHIFTASSDLTVKLWSRRRLLNGPT; encoded by the exons ATGGCCCCGGCTGGCAGCGTGGATCGTGGGCGCTCACTGGCTCtgccctgtctctgtgcctgccaGCAAATCCCCAACGCGCACAAGGACTGGGTCTGCGCCCTGGCCTTCGTCCCTGGCTGCCCCATGCTGCTGAGCGCCTGCCGCGGGGGCGTGGTGAAGGTCTGGAACATGGAGAACTTCACACCCGTTGGGGAGATCAAGGGCCACGACAGCCCCATCAATGCCATCTGCACCAATTCCAAGCACATATTCACTGCTTCCAG cgacctgacagtgaagctctggagccggagaagattgctgaacggcccgacctag